One window from the genome of Diabrotica virgifera virgifera chromosome 6, PGI_DIABVI_V3a encodes:
- the LOC126886304 gene encoding zinc finger protein 235-like produces MMKTPEHSSHEEEDLARYIEERTLNKNMKVQTGSGPYKCAICLTPFTAACTLKSHMMTHTGEKPYQCEICLKQFTQASSLKAHFLRIHSEDKPYKCDLCVKQFTAPSALKLHMMTHTGEKSHKCEICLKQFIVARDLKSHIVTHTGEKPYKCDICLKQFTDASNLRRHAITHTGVKPYKCEICLKQFAHATNLNIHLTTHTGEKPYKCHICFKQVSQASSLKSHMMTHTGEKPYKCDICSKQFIKAGHLKSHMMTHTGEKPHKCEICLKQFIVARDLKSHMVTHTGEKPYKCDICLKQFTDASNLRRHLITHTGVKPYKCEICLKQFAQAINLNIHLTTHTGEKPYKCHICLKQVSQASSLKSHMMTHTGEKPYKCDICSKQFIKTGHLKSHMMTHTGEKPYRCDICLKHFTQQLTRTDHLKSHMRTHTGKIVTDVTLV; encoded by the exons ATGATGAAAACACCAGAACATTCATctcatgaagaagaagatttggcTAGATACATTGAAGAAAgaacattaaataaaaacatgaaagTTCAAACTGGAAGTGGACCTTACAAGTGTGCAATTTGTTTAACACCATTTACTGCAGCATGTACCCTGAAATCACATatgatgactcacactggagaaaagccttaccaGTGCGAAATTTGTCTTAAGCAGTTTACTCAAGCCAGTAGTTTAAAAGCACATTTTTTGAGAATACACAGTGAAGacaagccttacaagtgtgatcTTTGTGTGAAACAGTTTACTGCACCAAGTGCTCTGAAATTACATATGATGACTCACACCGGAGAAAAATctcataaatgtgaaatttgtttgaaacagTTTATTGTAGCTAGGGATCTGAAATCACATATAGTGACTCACacaggagaaaaaccttacaagtgtgatatttgtttgaagcagtttacTGATGCAAGTAATTTGAGAAGACATGCGATAACACACACTGGAGTAAAGccttacaaatgtgaaatttgtttgaaacaaTTTGCTCATGCAACTAATTTGAATATACATTTGACAacccacactggagaaaagccttacaagtgtcaTATTTGTTTTAAACAGGTTAGTCAAGCCAGTAGTTTGAAATCACACATGATGACtcatactggagaaaagccttataagtgtgataTTTGTTCTAAGCAGTTTATTAAAGCCGGTCATTTGAAATCACATATGATGacccacactggagaaaaacctcataaatgtgaaatttgtttgaaacagTTTATTGTAGCTAGGGATCTGAAATCACATATGGTGACTCACacaggagaaaaaccttacaagtgtgatatttgtttgaagcagtttacTGATGCAAGTAATTTGAGAAGACATCTGATAACACACACTGGAGTAAAGccttacaaatgtgaaatttgtttgaaacaaTTTGCTCAGGCAATTAATTTGAATATACATTTGAcaacacacactggagaaaagccttacaagtgtcaTATTTGTTTGAAACAGGTTAGTCAAGCCAGTAGTTTGAAATCACACATGATGACtcatactggagaaaagccttataagtgtgataTTTGTTCTAAGCAGTTTATTAAAACCGGTCATTTGAAATCACATatgatgactcacactggagaaaagccttataggTGTGATATTTGTTTGAAGCACTTTACTCAG cagcTTACTCGAACCGACCATTTGAAATCACACATGAGGACTCACACTGGAAAAATCGTCACAGATGTGACACTTGTGTGA